The following DNA comes from Kitasatospora sp. NBC_01287.
TGACCCGGCGCACTCTGGCGCGGCTTCACGAGCGCACGGACGGACCGGCGCTCGACCCGGCCCTGGCGGACGTCGTGGACGCGGTCGAGGAGGGGCCGGACCGCCCGGGCCAAGAGGTCACCGTGGGCCTGGTGGCCGACCGGCTGGGCATCGATCCCTCCCGGGCCAGCCGCCTGGTCTCGGCCGCCATCAAGGCCGGCTATCTGCGGCGGGCGGCCTCGCAGGCCGACGGTCGGCGCATTCACCTCGAACTGACCCCGGCCGCAGAGGAGTTGTTGGCAATAACACATCGATCCCGTCATGAGCTCTACAGTCACCTGATGCGCGACTGGCCGGAACGGGACCGCGCCGGCTTCGCCGGACTCCTCACCAAGTTCACCGACGAACTGACCCAACTGCGCAAGCAACAGCCATGACACGGGGTGTTCCCGGTTTGCCTATCACCCACCGGTTCGGTGCCGACCCGCACGAGCGCGGCGGCAAGCGGGTCTGGTTCGAGCTGGACGCGGTCGCGTGACCGCCGCCCCCACGCGCGAGCCGGAAGGGAGCGGGACATGGGCGTCCTGATCGTCCTCGGCACCGGCCCGGCTCACGTCGAGCGGACCACCGTCGCCCACGTCGACGTCGAATCCGCGCCCGACGTCGCCATCCAGCTCCGGGCCGCCGTCGACCTCGACATCCACGTCGGCCCGGGCGAGCAGCTCGCGCTCGCCCTCACCCGCCAGCAGGCCGACCACCTGCTGCAGGACCTCGCGGCCCGGCTCGGCCAGCGCCTCATCGGCATCCGCCGGTGAGGCCCGGCACCGAGGACACCCTGATCATCGCGGCCCTGGCGATCTGCTTCGCGCTCGCGCTCGCCGGCGTCGCCCTCGGGGTCGTCACCTCACTCCGACTGACCAGGCCCGACGAGGACACCGCCCTCCCGCCGGGCCCACCCCCTCCACCTGGCTAGTGCTGTGACTGCATAGGGTTCGCCGGGTTGGTCGTGGTGGTGGTTGGATGTGCCGGTTCAGGAGAAGGACGGCGCCAGAGGAGAATGGCTCAGGAGGCGGACGGCTCGATCTCCCCCGCGAAGACGATGACCTGGTCGATGAGGCTCCGCCGCAGATGGACGACGTCCGTTCCCGCCAGGCGGGGGCCTCCATCCGGCGTGGTGAAGGCCCACTGGTACCGGGCCCACTCGTCCGGCATGTCCACCGCCGAACAGCGCATCATCGTGCCGGTCCCCGCGGGGTGGCGCCGGATGTCCAGCACGAACCGCTCGACCGCCTCGATCCCCTCAATGCGGCCCAACGGTCCCCAGAAGACCACGTCCGAGGTCAGGGCCTGGGAGAGCAGCGCAGTCACATAGCTGTCGTCCGAGGCGTTGAACGCGGAGATGAACGTGTCGATCGCGGACCGCGCGGTGTCTTCCTGCATGCACCAGTAATAGCAGTCGCCTCGCGGACCGCGCTCGTCCCGTGAGCCGTCTCCCGACCACGGTGAGCCATCCCGGTCACAGCACCAGGGGGCCATCCGGCAGACGTGCGCCGACGTTTCGGCGGTCACGGTTCGTCAGATGATGCGGTAGTCGCCGTGCGGCACTGCTTGTCGCCGGACGGCCTCGAATGCCTCCCGGCACAGGTTGATGGCAGCCGGTCGCGTGTCGATCTCGGCGCCTTCCCAGTCCCCGTTGCCCGCGAAGTGGAGAACGAGGAGGGTCTCATCGTCGAACAGCCAGAAGTCGTTTCCCGGCAGGCGATGGCGGTACCCTGCCGTCGCGGAAGCCACCGAACGTCGTCGCCGGCAGGCTGGTTGAGCGACGTCGTGTACTCGTAGTCGGCAATGTGGTTAACCTCCCTGGAAGAACTGCATCATGCGGCGCGGGAAATCGATGACGTCCCCATGGTCCGGGATGTCCAGCTGCTGCGGAGTCGAGAGCTGTGACACGGCTTGCCGCAGTTGCAGTCTCAGATCGCCGAATGTGCCAGCACGGGATCAGCGAAGGTCGAGAGCCCTCCCTGACCGGTTGAGCTCGTGCACCTTGGTCCTACGGTTTGAACGTCAGGCATGGCCCGCAGGGAGGTTCTACTGCCACGACCCTTTCAGACGGCTACGAGCCGCCTCGATCTCGTTTCGGGCGGCAGCGCCGAATACGGCTTGATCCCGCAGAGTAGCGAAAACACGGATGAAGTACGTGATGTTCTCGGGTCTGGACGTCTGGAACGCCCCTGACCAGAACTCTTGCTTGAGCAAGCTCTCGTCGAACAGGTAGAAGCCTTCACCCGGGTAGAGCAACCGTTCCCGGCCTTGGGGGATGATCCCAATGGACACGTACTGGAGCTTCATCACCTCTAGCAGGTGGTCGAGTTGGCCGGTCATCACCTCAATGCCGCCTGTGTTGTTCGTCAGTGCGGACGCTTCCAGGAGGAACGAGAATATGGGCGCTCCGGTGCCGAGGAACCGCTTGCGGACCATGCGGTTCTGTGCGGCTTCCTCAATGTCGCCCAACGGTAGACCGTGCAGTTTGGCATGGATGGTGAACTGCGCCTTGGCGTACTCGACTGTCTGCAGGAACCCAGGAATGAACAGTGACTCATACACGCGGAGGAGCTTGGTCTTCGCGTAGAGGTCCATGGCTTGGAACTGGAGACGCTTCATGCCCGGCCGGTGCCACCGCTTGTAGTCGGTCCACATCTGCTCGATCTCACGGCTCGCCGCGATGAGTTCGGGGATCTGCCCTTGGACGCCGCAGGCCGTTGCCCATGCTCGGATATCGTCCTCGGTCGGGATCTGTGTCCCGTGCTCGATCTTCGACACCTTGGTCTTGTGCCAACCGCAGAGCCGCGCGAGATCGACGCCCGAGAGGTTGGTGTCCCGGCGTAGTTCCTTGAGCTGGGTTCCGAATGCGCGCTTCGCGGACGCGGATGGTTCTTGGTCCGACATGTCGTCAGGGCTTGTACTTACCGTTGGGGACGCCGAGCGACCATGCCCGCTCGAACGCGTCATTGCAGAAACCGACCACGTTCGGATCGATTGAGAGCTGGATCTCTGTCTGCTGGTTGTCTCCCCCGATGAGGTTGAAGATCACCAGGTCATCCCGGATCAGACAGTCGTTCCCCGGCAACGGCACCGCCGACAAGAGAGGGCGGGGAAGCCACCGAAGACGTTCCTCGGGGTCGGCCAACCCGACTGCCATCCGCTGATACTCCGAGAGCGGTTCGGAGATGACTCGCACGCGCCGGTAGGGGAAGCCGAGAGCGGCCTTCCCGGTCAGAAACGCACGATGCCCACGCATCGTCTCCTCGACCGTCTCACGGTCGCCTGAGCGCCACGCCTCGAACAGCGGGCGGTCTACCTCGTAGAAGTCCCTCAGCTCCAGCTTCCGGACTTCTTGGGCGGGCTCACCAAACAGCAGCTCAAGTCGGCGTGATGCCGAGATCAATTCCATAGCGCTCCCTGACGTACTTCCGCACGAACACATCCATGGTCCGCCCGGACATCTCCCCGAACGTCTCGTCATCGGCCAAGGCGACGAGCTGATCCCGAACCTTCGGTCCGCGCTTCTTCAGCTGCACGATCCAAGAGTCATGGTCGGTCTCATAGAACGTCTCGCACTCGACACCGCCCTGAGAGTTGGGGTCCGTGCAGAAGAACGTAGCGGTTAAGTCGTCGCTGTCGCTGCTGTGTTGCTGCATGTTGCTCCCCTCGTGATCCGGCCGTATGCCACCTCTGACCTTCGTCCAGCGACTACCCCGAGGTCAAGCACCCGACAGTGCCTGAGCCTCTCTCAGGAGACTTCCAGCAACTCTGAGCAACTTCGTTGAGTGCCGCCGGCCGACGCACCTACGGTCTTGTCTCGCCCCCACACCTTGCTGGTGAAGGAGAGTGACCAAGAATGAGTGCTACCGCCGGGCACAACTACGCCCCCAAGAAGAGGGCGTGGGACGCGGGCGCCGCCCGGCCGGCCGCCGTGCACCTGTGGCAAAGTCGGGTGCTCCGACTGGGGCCGACCAGTGAGCAGAGCAGCCAACTCCTGGCGCAGCGACGAGAAGAGCACCCCGGAGCAGCAGGCGGCCCACGCCGCGTACCTCGCTGCCCAGCCCCGAATAAAGATCACCCCCAAGTGGTGACCACGAGCGCGGCAGTGTGGACTGAGCCTCCGTCAGGCCCGAGCCGGCCTCTCGGTGACGGCTCGTCAGACAGGGACTCTTCGCGCTCCCGGCACGGGCCCGAAGCTCCCGCCCCGATCGGCGTTCCTTGGACAGCATGCCGAACGAGGCGGGGACCGCAACACCGAACGGCCCGGCCGCCAACCGGCGGCGGGGACCCCACAGTGTGAGGAGACATCAGTATGACGACCCCCGGTCCCAACAGGCCCCCGGGCCCCGGGCCGATGCCGCCGGACCCCGACACCAGCACCGCCACCGAGTAGAGGGAGATGGGCATGCGCATGGAGATCATCGTGTCCAAGCACAAGGGCGACGCGAAGCCCCCGCCGAAGCACCAGGGCAACCCCGCCCCGGAGACCCCGCCGCAGCAGCCTTCGAAGTGAGAGACTGGCCGCCCCCGGGCGCAAGTTGCCCGGGGGCGGCCCCCGTTCCAAGGGAGTGCCCATGACTGAACGGTTCGTGATCAAGTACAAGGCCGCGCACTACGCTGACGCGGACTGGGCGCAGTTCGCGGAGCGCTGGACGGCCACCTTCTACACGCCGAGCGTGCCGGAGGTAGGTACGGCCACCATCACGCGCGTCATCCCCGGCGTGACCCCCAATCCCCGCCGCGCGTACGAGGTGGATCCGGGGCTTCTCGACCGCATCCCGCGCGTGATCTTCACCGAGGATGGCGGCCTGGTACCCGCGCTGGCCGAGATGAAGCCGACGCTTCTGCTGCTGCTGGAGGCCGTCCACGTCGCCGACGAGTGGCGCGGCAAGGGCGTTGGGATGCGGCTGGCCGTCACCGCGCTCCGTCGGCTGGCCGTCCCCGGAACGGTGGCCGTCTGCTACCCGGCCCCGCTTCACGACCACGGCCCCGACGAGCCGTGTTCCTACGAGTCCGACGACCCCGAGGTGAGGCGGCCGGACGAAGAGGCCGTGGACAAGCTCCGTCGGGCGTGGGAGGGCCACGACTTCCGACCCCTCGCCGAGGGCGTGTACGTCCGGAGGATCGAGCCGTGAGCGGCTACCACCGGGGCCCCGGAAGTCCCCCCGCGCGACCATCTGGCTATGTACCCTGCGCGGAACGAACGGGATCCATCACGTAGACAGCACGTGCGGGCGGCGGCGGCAAGGACCTCACCGCCCGCCGCCGCCCGCTGCTCAGAGCTGCCGCAGCAGCGTCCCCGGCCGCTCCACGCAGTCCGCGACGAAGCGCAGGAACCCGCCCGCCGTGCCGCCGTCGCAGACCCGGTGGTCGAAGGTGAACGACAGCTGGGTGACGTGGCGGACCGCCAACTCACCTTCGTGGACCCAGGGCTTGGCCACGATCCGGCCCACCCCCAACATCGCAGCCTCCGGGTGGTTGAGGATCGGGGTGGAGCCGTCGACGCCGAAGACGCCGTAGTTGTTGAGCGTGAAGGTGCCGCCGGTCAGCTCGGCCGGGGTGAGCGAGCCGGCGCGCGCGGAGGCTGTCAACCGGCCCAGCTCGGCGCCGAGCTGCTCGGTGGTCAGCCGCTGGGCGTCGCGCACCACCGGGACCACCAGGCCGCGCTCGCTCTGCGCGGCGAAGCCCAGGTGGACGGCGGTGTGCCGGCGCAGTGCGACCGGGGCGCCGTTCGCGTCCAGGTCCACGCTGGAGTTGAGCTCGGGGTGGCGGGCCAGCGCGGCCACGCAGATCCGGGCGAACAGCGAGAGCAGGCTGACCTTCGGGACGCCCGGTGCTTGGTTCATCTGGGCGCGCACGGCGAGCAGTTCGGTGGCGTCCGCGTCCACCCAGACAGTGACCGCCGGGATCTCGTGGTGGCTGCGGGTGAGCTTCTCGGCCACCGTGCGGCGCAGGCCGCGCAGCGGGACGACCTCCGTGTCCGCAGGCACCGCGGCGGGTGCCGGGGCGGCGACCGGCTCGATCGCGCGCTGTACGTCGGCGCGCATGATCAGGCCCTCGGGGCCGCTGCCGGTGACGGCGGCCAGGTCGACCCCGTGCTCCCGGGCCAGCTTGCGCACCAGCGGGGAGATGACGGCGATCGCGACCGGCGCGTGGGCCACCGGCGCCACCGGCACGACCGGCGCGACCAGGGCGGGTGCGGGTGCGGGGGCGCCCGCCCCCACCCGGCGGCGGCGCGAGCCCTTGCCGCCCTCCGCCACGCCGTAGCCGACCAGCGGGCGCTCCACGCCCGCCGGACCCGCGCCGGGCGCGGCGTCCGGCACCGCCGTGCCGGGCTCCGGCGAGACGGCCACGGTGACCAGCGGCTGCCCCACCGCCCGCTCCTCGCCGACCTCGCCGAACAGCGCGGTGACCACCCCGCCGTACGGGCAGGGCACCTCCACCATCGCCTTGGCGGTCTCCACCTCGACCACCGGCTGGTCGACGGCGATCACGTCGCCGACCTCCACCAGCCAGCGCACCACCTCGGCCCCGGTGAGTCCCTCACCGAGGTCGGGCAGGGTGAACTCGCGCACGATCGGCATCACGCTCAGTCCTCCCACTGCAGCTTGGCGACCGCGTCCAGGATCCGGTCCACCCCGGGCAGGTGGTGGTGCTCCAGCATCGGCGGCGGGTACGGGATGTCGAAGCCGGTCACCCGCAGCACGGGCGCCGCCAGGTGGTGGAAGCAGCGCTCGGTGACCCGGGCGGCGATCTCCGCGCCGACCCCGCCGAAGCCGGTCGACTCGTGCACCACCACCGCGCGGCCCACCGAGCGGACCACCTCGGCGACGGTGGCGTCGTCGAACGGCACCAGGCTGCGCAGGTCGAGCACCGCGAGGTCCCAGCCCTCCGCCTTGGCGGCCTCGGCGGCCTCCAGGCAGACCGGCAGCGAGGGCCCGTAGGTGATCAGCACGGCCGAGCGGCCGGCGCGGCGCAGCACCGCGCGCCCGATCGGCTCGGTGGCGGCGGTGGTGTCCAGCTCCGCCTTGGACCAGTAGAGCCGCTTGGGCTCCAGGAAGATCACCGGGTCGTCGGAGGCGATCGAGGCGCGCAGCAGCCCGTAGGCGTCGGCGACGGTGGCCGGGGTGACCACGTGCAGGCCCGGGGTGCTCGCGTAGTACGCCTCGGACGAGTCGCTGTGGTGCTCGACCCCGCCGATCCCGCCGCCGTAGGGGATCCGGACGGTGATCGGCAGCGCCAGCTTGCCGGCCGTGCGGTTGCGCATCTTGGCGACGTGCGAGACCAGCTGCTCCATCGCCGGGTAGGCGAAGGCGTCGAACTGCATCTCCACCACGGGCCGCAGCCCGTACATCGCCATGCCGACCGCGGTGCCCAGGAT
Coding sequences within:
- a CDS encoding alpha-ketoacid dehydrogenase subunit beta; amino-acid sequence: MAQALNAALRDEMRADPTVHLLGEDVGTLGGVFRITDGLAAEFGADRCLDTPLAEAGILGTAVGMAMYGLRPVVEMQFDAFAYPAMEQLVSHVAKMRNRTAGKLALPITVRIPYGGGIGGVEHHSDSSEAYYASTPGLHVVTPATVADAYGLLRASIASDDPVIFLEPKRLYWSKAELDTTAATEPIGRAVLRRAGRSAVLITYGPSLPVCLEAAEAAKAEGWDLAVLDLRSLVPFDDATVAEVVRSVGRAVVVHESTGFGGVGAEIAARVTERCFHHLAAPVLRVTGFDIPYPPPMLEHHHLPGVDRILDAVAKLQWED
- a CDS encoding DUF6879 family protein, which produces MELISASRRLELLFGEPAQEVRKLELRDFYEVDRPLFEAWRSGDRETVEETMRGHRAFLTGKAALGFPYRRVRVISEPLSEYQRMAVGLADPEERLRWLPRPLLSAVPLPGNDCLIRDDLVIFNLIGGDNQQTEIQLSIDPNVVGFCNDAFERAWSLGVPNGKYKP
- a CDS encoding nuclear transport factor 2 family protein; translation: MQEDTARSAIDTFISAFNASDDSYVTALLSQALTSDVVFWGPLGRIEGIEAVERFVLDIRRHPAGTGTMMRCSAVDMPDEWARYQWAFTTPDGGPRLAGTDVVHLRRSLIDQVIVFAGEIEPSAS
- a CDS encoding DUF6879 family protein, which translates into the protein MASATAGYRHRLPGNDFWLFDDETLLVLHFAGNGDWEGAEIDTRPAAINLCREAFEAVRRQAVPHGDYRII
- a CDS encoding MarR family winged helix-turn-helix transcriptional regulator, with translation MGDEKADESRQQVLETVERAMVQLRRSMTRRTLARLHERTDGPALDPALADVVDAVEEGPDRPGQEVTVGLVADRLGIDPSRASRLVSAAIKAGYLRRAASQADGRRIHLELTPAAEELLAITHRSRHELYSHLMRDWPERDRAGFAGLLTKFTDELTQLRKQQP
- a CDS encoding dihydrolipoamide acetyltransferase family protein, whose product is MPIVREFTLPDLGEGLTGAEVVRWLVEVGDVIAVDQPVVEVETAKAMVEVPCPYGGVVTALFGEVGEERAVGQPLVTVAVSPEPGTAVPDAAPGAGPAGVERPLVGYGVAEGGKGSRRRRVGAGAPAPAPALVAPVVPVAPVAHAPVAIAVISPLVRKLAREHGVDLAAVTGSGPEGLIMRADVQRAIEPVAAPAPAAVPADTEVVPLRGLRRTVAEKLTRSHHEIPAVTVWVDADATELLAVRAQMNQAPGVPKVSLLSLFARICVAALARHPELNSSVDLDANGAPVALRRHTAVHLGFAAQSERGLVVPVVRDAQRLTTEQLGAELGRLTASARAGSLTPAELTGGTFTLNNYGVFGVDGSTPILNHPEAAMLGVGRIVAKPWVHEGELAVRHVTQLSFTFDHRVCDGGTAGGFLRFVADCVERPGTLLRQL
- a CDS encoding helix-turn-helix transcriptional regulator, with amino-acid sequence MSDQEPSASAKRAFGTQLKELRRDTNLSGVDLARLCGWHKTKVSKIEHGTQIPTEDDIRAWATACGVQGQIPELIAASREIEQMWTDYKRWHRPGMKRLQFQAMDLYAKTKLLRVYESLFIPGFLQTVEYAKAQFTIHAKLHGLPLGDIEEAAQNRMVRKRFLGTGAPIFSFLLEASALTNNTGGIEVMTGQLDHLLEVMKLQYVSIGIIPQGRERLLYPGEGFYLFDESLLKQEFWSGAFQTSRPENITYFIRVFATLRDQAVFGAAARNEIEAARSRLKGSWQ